The Halomonas sp. KG2 genome contains a region encoding:
- the rplB gene encoding 50S ribosomal protein L2, whose protein sequence is MAIVKTKPTSAGRRHVVKIVGEELYKGRAYAPLLEKQSKSGGRNNYGRITTRHVGGGHRQHYRLIDFKRTKDGIPATVERLEHDPNRSAHIALLKYADGERRYIIAPKGVSAGDVLESGVNAPIKKGNALPLRNIPLGSTVHGIELKPGKGAQIARSAGTSAQLVAREGNYATLRLRSGEMRKVLAECRATLGEVSNSEHSLRQLGKAGAKRWRGVRPTVRGVAMNPVDHPHGGGEGRTSGGRHPVSPWGVPTKGHKTRKNKRTDKLIIRRRNKTR, encoded by the coding sequence ATGGCAATCGTCAAGACCAAACCCACATCCGCCGGTCGTCGCCACGTCGTTAAGATCGTTGGTGAGGAGCTGTACAAAGGTCGTGCTTATGCACCGCTTTTGGAGAAACAGTCCAAGTCCGGTGGCCGTAACAACTACGGTCGCATCACCACCCGCCACGTGGGCGGTGGTCACCGTCAACACTACCGGTTGATCGACTTCAAACGCACCAAAGATGGCATTCCAGCCACCGTTGAGCGTCTTGAGCACGATCCGAACCGTAGTGCGCATATTGCACTACTGAAATATGCAGATGGTGAGCGTCGTTACATCATTGCACCGAAAGGTGTCAGCGCGGGTGACGTGCTGGAATCTGGTGTAAACGCGCCCATCAAAAAAGGCAATGCTTTGCCGCTGCGCAATATTCCGCTTGGTTCTACCGTTCACGGTATCGAACTGAAGCCGGGTAAAGGCGCGCAGATTGCTCGCAGTGCCGGTACTAGCGCTCAGCTGGTTGCTCGTGAAGGTAACTACGCCACCTTACGTCTTCGCTCTGGCGAAATGCGCAAAGTGTTGGCTGAGTGCCGCGCAACTCTGGGCGAAGTGAGCAACTCCGAGCACAGCCTGCGTCAACTTGGCAAGGCCGGTGCGAAGCGCTGGAGAGGCGTGCGTCCGACTGTTCGCGGTGTCGCGATGAACCCGGTGGATCACCCGCACGGTGGTGGTGAAGGCCGCACCAGTGGTGGTCGTCACCCGGTATCCCCATGGGGTGTGCCGACTAAGGGTCACAAGACGCGTAAGAACAAGCGCACCGACAAGCTGATTATCCGTCGTCGTAACAAGACGCGTTAA
- the rpsS gene encoding 30S ribosomal protein S19 — protein sequence MPRSLKKGPFIDLHLLKKVEAAVEKNDRKPIKTWSRRSMILPNMVGLTIAVHNGRQHVPVHVSEEMVGHKLGEFAATRTYRGHAADKKAKR from the coding sequence GTGCCACGTTCACTAAAGAAAGGTCCCTTCATTGACCTTCATCTTTTGAAGAAGGTAGAGGCTGCAGTGGAGAAGAACGATCGCAAACCAATCAAGACTTGGTCGCGTCGTTCGATGATCCTACCCAACATGGTAGGTCTGACTATTGCGGTCCATAACGGACGCCAGCATGTCCCGGTGCACGTCTCCGAGGAAATGGTGGGTCATAAACTTGGCGAATTCGCTGCTACTCGCACATATCGCGGGCATGCTGCGGACAAGAAAGCCAAACGGTAA
- the rplV gene encoding 50S ribosomal protein L22 produces MEVTAKLSGAALSAQKARLVADQVRGKPVAEAIDLLTFSPKKAAKLVKKVLQSAIANAEENNGMDIDELRVSTICVDEGVTLKRIKPRAKGRADRILKRTCHITVKVAEK; encoded by the coding sequence ATGGAAGTCACAGCTAAGCTGAGTGGCGCTGCTTTATCCGCACAGAAGGCCCGTTTGGTGGCTGACCAGGTGCGCGGTAAACCGGTCGCCGAAGCTATTGACCTGCTGACCTTCTCACCGAAGAAGGCTGCCAAACTGGTCAAGAAAGTGCTTCAGTCCGCCATCGCGAATGCGGAAGAAAATAACGGCATGGACATCGACGAGCTGCGTGTCTCGACCATCTGTGTCGATGAGGGCGTGACGCTCAAGCGTATCAAGCCGCGCGCCAAAGGCCGTGCGGATCGTATCTTGAAGCGCACCTGCCACATCACCGTCAAGGTAGCCGAGAAGTAG
- the rpsC gene encoding 30S ribosomal protein S3 produces the protein MGQKVNPTGIRLGIVKDHASVWYAERGAYADKLNNDLEVRSFLDQRLKNASVSRIHIERPANNARITIHTARPGIVIGKKGEDVDRLRRDLTEMMGVPVHVNIEEVRKPELDAKLVAANVAGQLERRVMFRRAMKRAVQNAMRLGAGGIKIQLSGRLGGAEIARTEWYREGRVPLHTLRADIDYATYEAHTTYGVIGVKVWIFKGEILGGIEEVRAKAKQQQPAGNAPKKKGSR, from the coding sequence ATGGGTCAGAAAGTCAATCCAACAGGCATTCGACTGGGCATCGTCAAAGACCATGCTTCTGTCTGGTATGCCGAGCGCGGCGCTTATGCCGATAAGCTCAATAATGATCTCGAAGTGCGCAGCTTCCTGGATCAGCGTTTAAAGAACGCTTCCGTAAGCCGCATTCACATCGAGCGTCCGGCTAACAATGCCCGCATCACCATTCACACTGCCCGTCCGGGTATCGTGATTGGCAAAAAAGGTGAAGATGTCGACCGTTTACGTCGCGATCTAACCGAGATGATGGGTGTTCCGGTTCATGTGAACATCGAAGAAGTTCGCAAGCCGGAGCTGGATGCCAAGCTAGTCGCTGCTAACGTAGCGGGTCAGCTTGAGCGTCGCGTAATGTTCCGTCGTGCTATGAAGCGCGCGGTACAGAACGCAATGCGTCTTGGCGCTGGCGGCATTAAGATTCAGCTGTCAGGTCGTCTGGGTGGTGCCGAAATCGCACGTACCGAATGGTACCGCGAAGGTCGCGTTCCGTTGCACACGTTGCGTGCGGATATCGACTACGCCACTTACGAAGCTCACACCACCTACGGCGTCATCGGCGTCAAAGTGTGGATCTTCAAGGGTGAAATCCTCGGTGGTATTGAGGAAGTACGTGCCAAGGCTAAGCAACAGCAGCCTGCCGGCAACGCGCCCAAGAAGAAAGGTTCCAGGTAA